Genomic DNA from Paenibacillus sp. KS-LC4:
TCCGCTATTTTTCCGAGACGGAAAATCCGCTGAGCCGCGCCAACTATATTTTTCGTGAAAATCAAGCAATTCGGCAGCAGGCCAGCCAGGCCATTACTGAGCTGCTGCATGAAGCAACCCGCAAGGAAACCGGCTATGAAATTGCCGTCAGCATTCAGATCAAGCAGCTGCTGCTGCTCATGCTTCGCGGCGACAGCCAGCGCATTCTGGCCCGGCAGGATGATTTTGACCATATCCGGCTCAAGCCTGTCCTTGATTATGTCGAGAACAATTTAAGCGAACGTATCCAGGTGGAGGACATGTGCCGAATTGTGAATATGAGCTACTATTATTTCGTAAAATTTTTCAAAAAAACGATTGGCCTTTCCTTTACCGAATACGTTAATTATCGCAAAATCAAATGGGCGGAGCGCATTTTGCTCACGAAGGACTTAAGCATTGCTGACGTAGGCGAGCGAATTGGCATGCCGAATATGGCTCATTTTTACAAAACGTTCAAAAAATACAACGACTGTTCTCCCAAGCAGTTCCAGCGCAAAATGCTGGAGTGGGACCGCAGCTAATAAATGCTCAGTTTAAAGACGCTCAAATTTCAACTTTGGGTTGATTTGCTCCTTGTTCTTTATCCTTGTTCTTCGCTCTTTGTCTTTTGCCTTTGCTCTTTACTCTTTTTGTATTTGCTCTTTGCTCTTCCTGCTCTTAAGACTTTGCTTTTTTTATTGTTTTTTAGGGGAGGAGCGAGGAGAGGAGGGGCTGTGGTGGAGCGGAGTGAAAGGCTTGAGTTGGAGAAGCGCAGCGTTCGCTTTTACTGCCCCATTTCTACGATGCGGAGCATAGTTCAGGGAAATGGGGCAGTAATGGCGATCGGAGACCAAGCCTTTCACGCAGCGGAGCGCAGCCCTTCCTCGCCGAGCCGTCGCGCGCCCGCGCACGCACTCACTCCTAACAACCCATAAAAAAAGCTTGTCCACCTTAATTTTTAGGTGTGACAAGCTTTTTGTGCATAACGAGCTTATAGCCGACGCCGCGAATGGATTCGATTTGCACCGACTGCTGTCCCAGCTCCAGCTTTTTGCGAAGGGAGCTGACGTGCACATCCACGGTACGCTGACCGCCAATGTAATCGAAGCCCCACACGACATTCATAAGATCATCGCGCGTAATAACCATGCCCGGCCGCTGAACAAGATACAGCAGCACTTCAAATTCCTTCGGACGCAGCGGAATCGACTCCCCATCCAGTACGACCTCGTATTTATCCGGATAGATCGACAGCTCGCCCGCTGTAATGATCTTCTCCGTCATTTCAGGCATCATGCTATCGTCCTGAAGCTGAGTCCGGCGCAGCACCGCAGATACACGCGCCAGCAGCTCGGCAACGCCGAATGGCTTCGTAATATAATCATCCGCACCATGCTTCAAGCCTTGCACGACTTCTTCCTCAGCATTGCGGGCTGTCAAAATAATGACAGGCGTCCGCAGGCCATTTTGACGTAGGCGATTTAAAATGTCGAAGCCGTTCATTCCCGGCAGCATAATATCCAAAATAATGAGATCAAAGCTGCGCTGCAACGCAGTTTGCAAGCCTTCTCCACCATGATCGGCGACCGTAATTTCGTAGCCTTCCTGCGTCAAATTGTATGACAGAAGTCTAGCAAGTGTCGGTTCGTCTTCAATGACAAGCACTTTATGCGACATGGTAACCTCCAACATTATTGCGTTTATTCAACCTTATTCTAACATGAAATTATATAGAAGTGGTAAACCTTTTGCGTTAAACGTGAAACCGCTACTGCTGGAGCACCGGCAGCTCAATAATAAATGTCGTTCCACGGCCCACCTCGCTCGTGACCGTTATCGTTCCTTTGTGCAGCTCAATCAAATGCTTAACGATCGACAAGCCAAGTCCCGTACCGCCTGAACTGCGCGAACGCGCCTTGTCTACCCGGTAGAAGCGCTCAAAGATACGCGGCAGGTCCTTCTTCGGTATACCGATTCCCGTATCGCTGATTCGTATGCGGATATGGTCCTCATTGATGCCCTCCATCTTCACAGTTACCCGCCCGCCCTCTGGCGTATAGTTGATGCCGTTCGAAAGCAAATTCATCACAATTTGCCGCAGCCGATCCTCATCCGCTTCCATATATAGGCCTGCTTCCAGCTCCAGATTCAGCTCAATTACTTTGCGCGAGGCTTCCGCCTCCAGCAGCTTGAGCGTTTTATCCATAAATACATCCATATTGACCGGTGAAAAATAAAGCGGAACCCGCCGCGACTCGATTTTCGAAAGCTCCAGTATATCCCCGATCAACCGATTCAAGCGGTCGCTCTCATCAAAAATAATTTGCAAAAACGAACGTGAGGTTTCCGCATCATTCACGGCGCCTGCGATCAAAGTTTCCGCAAAGCCTTTAATAGCCGTAATCGGCGTTTTTAGCTCATGCGATACATTCGCAACAAACTCGCTGCGCATCCGCTCCAATCGGCGAATAGCTGTCACATCCTGCAACACAAGCAGCATGCCTTCATATTCTTCTCCCTCTTGCTCAATCGGCACCAGATTCAGCTCCAGCAGTCGCTCCTCGGGAAAATAGAACGTAACCTCCTCGCGGATATGCTCCCGGGTTTCCAGCCCCTCCTGAATCATTTGGGCCAGCTCAAATTGCTGTTTGCCTTCGGCGTAATGGCGCCCGACAAG
This window encodes:
- a CDS encoding ATP-binding protein, which gives rise to MNSFRNRLTIIMILMIALSVTAAGLIMANTFKQNHIRALEDNMVREMHIILAKMQWKQGTLSEVEPYFTEEAKSLKGFTGARVTFISGDGIVVGDSDHEVSTMDNHNSRSEVAEAREEGVGRTIRKSDTLHQNLLYVAILTDSSNPNSNVIRLAMSLSEVEQSIRNVWTVIGGGLLLLFLAAAFVSYRIALSLTRPLEQITSVAKRIKNMDYQARVVVAKQDEIGELGNAINAMADSLQVQMTQIRQNESQLESVLDNMINGVVMVDRTGRFVLMNRHAEELLGFSARELVGRHYAEGKQQFELAQMIQEGLETREHIREEVTFYFPEERLLELNLVPIEQEGEEYEGMLLVLQDVTAIRRLERMRSEFVANVSHELKTPITAIKGFAETLIAGAVNDAETSRSFLQIIFDESDRLNRLIGDILELSKIESRRVPLYFSPVNMDVFMDKTLKLLEAEASRKVIELNLELEAGLYMEADEDRLRQIVMNLLSNGINYTPEGGRVTVKMEGINEDHIRIRISDTGIGIPKKDLPRIFERFYRVDKARSRSSGGTGLGLSIVKHLIELHKGTITVTSEVGRGTTFIIELPVLQQ
- a CDS encoding AraC family transcriptional regulator yields the protein MEAFNEQVPYENPLLSIRIFRTQRSTSELIKWHYHKQLELIYIINGSLKIDIEDDSLDLESGDIVVLGSSQLHRDRNVGKLDYIVLQFNLEDFFDNSTIPYIRYFSETENPLSRANYIFRENQAIRQQASQAITELLHEATRKETGYEIAVSIQIKQLLLLMLRGDSQRILARQDDFDHIRLKPVLDYVENNLSERIQVEDMCRIVNMSYYYFVKFFKKTIGLSFTEYVNYRKIKWAERILLTKDLSIADVGERIGMPNMAHFYKTFKKYNDCSPKQFQRKMLEWDRS
- a CDS encoding response regulator transcription factor; amino-acid sequence: MSHKVLVIEDEPTLARLLSYNLTQEGYEITVADHGGEGLQTALQRSFDLIILDIMLPGMNGFDILNRLRQNGLRTPVIILTARNAEEEVVQGLKHGADDYITKPFGVAELLARVSAVLRRTQLQDDSMMPEMTEKIITAGELSIYPDKYEVVLDGESIPLRPKEFEVLLYLVQRPGMVITRDDLMNVVWGFDYIGGQRTVDVHVSSLRKKLELGQQSVQIESIRGVGYKLVMHKKLVTPKN